A section of the Neorhizobium galegae bv. orientalis str. HAMBI 540 genome encodes:
- a CDS encoding MFS transporter produces MPDRISTLAPFRHPTFRTIWIASLASNFGSLIQAVGAAWMMTSITDSEDMVALVQASTALPIMLFSLIAGALADNVNRRTLMLTAQFFMLTVSLTLTVFAYLDLLTPWLLLTFTFLLGCGVALNNPAWQASVGDMVPREVLPAAVTINSVGFNITRSVGPAIGGAIVAAAGAAAAFAANSMSYFALIYALIRWKPESRDNALPRETLLRALSAGLGYVVMSPNILNVLFRGLVFGLSASAVLALLPIVARDLVSGGPLTYGIMLGAFGVGAIAGAMANSRLREKLTSESIVRLSFLGFAASAAIIGLSSSTALTAIVLLVPGACWVLALSLFNTTVQLSTPRWVVARALSFYQTATFGGIAGGSWVWGILSDTFGVSIALTLSSLVMLLGAVIGMRLPLPQFSDANLDPLNRFNVPLLSLDLQPRSGPIVSLVDYTIADEDVPEFLALMSQRRRIRIRDGARQWALMRDLEHPEIWTETYHTATWADYVRHNQRRTQADAEAWDAIRSLHRGEEGPRVHRMIERQAIPPSDDIFHKSPPDLHH; encoded by the coding sequence GTGCCCGATCGGATATCGACCCTGGCTCCCTTCAGGCACCCAACGTTCAGAACCATCTGGATTGCCAGCCTCGCCTCCAATTTCGGCAGCCTCATCCAGGCCGTCGGGGCGGCGTGGATGATGACCTCGATCACCGATTCCGAGGACATGGTTGCGCTGGTCCAGGCTTCGACCGCGCTGCCCATCATGCTCTTTTCGCTGATTGCCGGCGCGCTCGCCGACAACGTCAACCGCCGGACCCTGATGCTGACGGCGCAGTTCTTCATGCTGACGGTCTCGCTAACCCTGACGGTCTTTGCCTATCTCGACCTGCTGACGCCCTGGCTGCTTCTGACATTCACCTTTCTGCTCGGCTGCGGCGTGGCGCTCAACAACCCGGCCTGGCAGGCCTCTGTCGGTGATATGGTACCTCGCGAGGTCCTGCCGGCGGCGGTGACGATCAACAGCGTCGGTTTCAACATCACCCGCAGCGTCGGCCCCGCGATCGGCGGCGCGATCGTTGCGGCTGCTGGCGCTGCCGCGGCGTTCGCTGCCAATTCGATGAGCTATTTCGCCTTGATCTACGCCTTGATCCGCTGGAAACCGGAAAGCCGCGACAATGCGCTGCCGCGCGAGACGCTTCTGCGGGCGCTTTCGGCGGGCCTCGGCTACGTCGTCATGTCGCCGAACATTCTCAACGTGCTGTTCCGTGGCCTTGTGTTCGGTCTTTCGGCGAGTGCCGTCCTGGCCCTTCTGCCGATCGTCGCCCGCGACCTGGTTTCCGGCGGCCCGTTGACCTACGGCATCATGCTCGGCGCCTTCGGCGTCGGTGCCATCGCCGGTGCCATGGCAAATTCGCGGCTGCGTGAAAAGCTCACCAGCGAATCGATTGTCCGCCTGTCCTTCCTGGGTTTTGCCGCGAGCGCCGCGATCATAGGCCTGAGTTCAAGCACGGCGCTGACGGCGATCGTCCTCCTCGTGCCGGGTGCCTGCTGGGTGCTGGCTCTGTCGCTGTTCAACACGACGGTGCAGCTTTCGACGCCGCGTTGGGTGGTCGCGCGCGCGCTTTCCTTCTACCAGACGGCGACGTTCGGCGGCATTGCCGGCGGCAGCTGGGTGTGGGGTATTCTGTCCGATACGTTCGGAGTGTCGATCGCGCTCACATTGTCGAGCCTCGTCATGCTGCTTGGCGCCGTGATCGGCATGCGCCTGCCGCTGCCGCAGTTCAGCGATGCCAATCTCGATCCGCTCAACCGGTTCAACGTGCCGCTGCTGAGCCTCGACCTGCAGCCGCGCAGCGGGCCGATCGTTTCCCTGGTGGACTACACCATCGCCGACGAGGACGTGCCGGAATTCCTGGCGCTGATGTCGCAGCGACGCCGTATTCGCATCCGCGACGGTGCGCGGCAATGGGCGCTGATGCGCGATCTGGAACATCCGGAAATCTGGACGGAGACCTATCACACCGCCACCTGGGCCGATTACGTGCGCCATAACCAGCGCCGCACCCAGGCGGATGCAGAGGCCTGGGATGCGATCCGCAGTCTTCATCGCGGCGAAGAAGGTCCGCGTGTCCACCGGATGATCGAGCGACAGGCGATCCCGCCGAGCGACGACATTTTCCACAAGTCGCCGCCCGACCTGCACCACTAG
- a CDS encoding GNAT family N-acetyltransferase, with product MFSFREARHSDLLAIVELLADDALGQAREVVSNPVDPRYEQAFAAIEADGNQLLAVAVNRKDKVVGCLQLSFIPGLSRTGMWRGQIESVRIAASERGSGLGSQFIEWAVGKCVERGCKLVQITSDKARPDAIRFYEKLGFTPSHEGLKRSL from the coding sequence ATGTTTTCCTTCCGAGAAGCCCGCCACTCCGATCTCCTCGCCATTGTTGAACTGCTCGCGGACGATGCGCTCGGCCAGGCTCGCGAAGTCGTGTCCAATCCGGTCGATCCCCGCTACGAGCAGGCCTTTGCAGCGATCGAGGCTGATGGAAACCAGCTTCTCGCGGTCGCGGTGAACCGGAAAGACAAGGTGGTCGGATGCCTGCAGCTTTCCTTCATTCCCGGCCTGTCGCGCACCGGCATGTGGCGCGGCCAGATCGAAAGCGTGCGGATCGCTGCAAGCGAGCGCGGCAGCGGGCTGGGATCGCAGTTCATCGAATGGGCGGTGGGAAAGTGTGTCGAGCGCGGCTGCAAGCTCGTGCAGATCACCTCCGACAAGGCGCGGCCGGATGCGATCCGCTTCTATGAGAAGCTCGGTTTCACCCCGAGCCATGAGGGCCTGAAACGCAGCCTCTGA
- the rimP gene encoding ribosome maturation factor RimP — MPQTEYEPRLIIETGLDLRVAEIIEPVLTAMDYRLVRVRMLNQNGATLQIMAERNDGTMDVEGCEAVSVAISPVLDVEDPIDREYHLEVSSPGIDRPMVRKSDFTRWLNHLVKCETSIMIDNRKRFRGRITESDADGFTIERDQVAYGEEPRVTIPFSALAEAKLILTDDLIRDALRADKLAKAQAANQNEEAEDE; from the coding sequence ATGCCGCAAACCGAATACGAGCCGCGGCTCATCATCGAGACCGGGCTTGACCTCAGGGTCGCCGAAATCATCGAGCCCGTGCTGACCGCCATGGACTATCGTCTGGTGCGCGTAAGGATGCTGAACCAGAACGGCGCGACGCTGCAGATCATGGCCGAGCGCAACGACGGCACCATGGACGTCGAGGGCTGCGAAGCCGTATCCGTGGCGATTTCGCCGGTTCTGGATGTAGAAGATCCCATCGATCGGGAGTATCATCTCGAAGTGTCCTCGCCGGGCATCGACCGCCCGATGGTTCGCAAGTCGGATTTCACCCGCTGGCTGAACCATCTGGTAAAATGCGAAACGTCGATCATGATCGACAATCGCAAGCGGTTTCGCGGCAGGATCACCGAAAGCGATGCGGACGGTTTCACGATCGAGCGGGACCAGGTCGCCTATGGCGAGGAACCACGGGTAACGATCCCGTTTTCGGCACTGGCCGAGGCAAAGCTCATTCTGACCGACGATCTGATCCGCGACGCGCTTCGGGCCGACAAGCTCGCCAAGGCGCAGGCCGCGAACCAGAACGAAGAAGCAGAAGACGAATAA
- a CDS encoding RNA-binding protein: MIPLANEPDHNDDGPVDDDLGEIVVNDRTCIVTREAGSPETLIRFVAGPNGQVVPDLKRQLPGRGCWIKAERSLVDRAVQKKLFARALKAEAKADADLGALVDRLLAADLVGMMNMARKASQFVTGATKVDAAVRSGAALAVFHAADAAADGVRKIDQARKAWKLGSNTGEDIPSFSLFTSAELDEVMGQNAFIHACALAGQAGEGVVKRANLLEQYRMGGLSQTKGVADMPKQ, translated from the coding sequence ATGATCCCGCTCGCGAATGAGCCGGACCACAATGATGACGGACCTGTCGATGATGACCTGGGCGAGATCGTCGTGAACGACCGTACCTGCATCGTCACCCGTGAGGCGGGATCACCGGAAACGCTGATCCGCTTTGTGGCTGGCCCGAACGGCCAGGTCGTGCCCGATCTGAAGCGTCAGCTTCCGGGCCGTGGCTGCTGGATCAAGGCTGAACGGTCGCTCGTCGATCGGGCAGTTCAGAAAAAGCTCTTCGCCCGGGCCCTCAAGGCCGAGGCGAAAGCGGATGCGGATCTCGGCGCGCTGGTGGATCGCCTGCTCGCCGCCGATCTCGTCGGCATGATGAACATGGCCCGCAAGGCGAGCCAATTCGTCACCGGCGCAACGAAAGTCGATGCTGCCGTGCGCTCAGGTGCTGCGCTCGCGGTGTTCCATGCGGCCGATGCGGCCGCCGATGGAGTGAGGAAAATAGACCAGGCCCGCAAGGCCTGGAAGCTCGGTTCGAATACCGGGGAAGACATTCCGTCCTTTTCGCTCTTTACCAGCGCGGAATTGGACGAAGTGATGGGCCAGAATGCTTTTATCCATGCCTGCGCGCTTGCGGGGCAGGCGGGTGAGGGTGTAGTGAAGCGCGCAAACCTACTTGAACAGTACCGCATGGGCGGTCTGTCCCAGACAAAAGGTGTCGCTGACATGCCGAAACAATGA
- the nusA gene encoding transcription termination factor NusA, whose product MAVSANRLELLQIADAVAREKVIDREIVLAAMADAIQKAARSRYGSETNIRADINSKTGEIRLQRLLEVVDHAEDYGTQIPLALALDRNVDAKIGDFIADPLPPMDFGRIAAQSAKQVIVQKVREAERDRQFDEFKDRVGEIINGTVKRVEYGNVIVDLGRGEGIIRRDEMIPRENMRYGDRVRAYVYDVRREQRGPQIFLSRTHPQFMVKLFTMEVPEIYDGIIQIKSVARDPGSRAKIAVISNDSSIDPVGACVGMRGSRVQAVVGELQGEKIDIIPWSQDPASFIVNALQPAEVAKVVLDEDAERIEVVVPDEQLSLAIGRRGQNVRLASQLTGWDIDIMTEAEESERRQKEFNERTNLFMDALDVDEMVGQVLASEGFAQVEELAYVDLDEISSIDGFDEDTATEIQTRAREYLERIEAEMDAKRKELGVEDELRQINGLNGQMLVALGEDGIKTIEDFAGCAADDLVGWSERKDGVTKKFEGLFSKFDISRVEAENMIVQARLSAGWITEEDLAKGAPEPEAEAEEADAVEQE is encoded by the coding sequence ATGGCAGTGAGTGCGAACCGGCTTGAACTTCTGCAGATCGCGGACGCAGTAGCGCGCGAAAAGGTCATCGACCGCGAGATCGTGCTGGCTGCGATGGCCGACGCCATTCAGAAGGCTGCCCGCTCCCGCTACGGCTCGGAAACCAATATCCGTGCCGACATCAATTCCAAGACCGGCGAAATCCGGCTCCAGCGCCTGCTGGAAGTCGTTGATCACGCCGAAGACTACGGCACGCAGATCCCACTGGCTCTGGCGCTCGACCGCAATGTCGATGCCAAGATCGGCGACTTCATCGCCGATCCGCTGCCGCCGATGGATTTCGGCCGTATTGCCGCCCAGTCGGCCAAGCAGGTCATCGTCCAGAAGGTGCGTGAAGCCGAGCGCGACCGCCAGTTCGACGAGTTCAAGGATCGCGTCGGCGAAATCATCAACGGCACCGTCAAGCGCGTCGAATATGGCAATGTCATCGTCGATCTCGGCCGTGGCGAAGGCATCATCCGCCGCGACGAAATGATCCCGCGCGAAAACATGCGCTATGGCGATCGCGTCCGCGCATACGTCTATGATGTCCGCCGCGAGCAGCGCGGCCCGCAGATCTTCCTGTCGCGTACCCATCCGCAGTTCATGGTGAAGCTGTTCACCATGGAAGTGCCGGAAATCTACGACGGCATCATCCAGATCAAGTCGGTCGCCCGCGATCCGGGCTCGCGCGCCAAGATCGCCGTGATCTCGAACGATAGTTCGATCGATCCGGTCGGCGCCTGCGTCGGTATGCGCGGTTCGCGCGTTCAGGCCGTGGTCGGCGAATTGCAGGGCGAGAAGATCGACATCATTCCGTGGTCGCAGGATCCGGCGTCGTTCATCGTCAACGCGCTGCAGCCGGCCGAAGTCGCCAAGGTGGTTCTCGACGAGGATGCCGAGCGCATCGAAGTCGTGGTTCCGGACGAGCAGCTGTCGCTTGCCATCGGCCGTCGCGGCCAGAACGTCCGCCTCGCCTCGCAGCTGACCGGCTGGGACATCGACATCATGACGGAAGCCGAAGAGTCGGAGCGCCGCCAGAAGGAATTCAACGAGCGCACCAACCTCTTCATGGACGCCCTCGACGTCGACGAAATGGTCGGCCAGGTGCTGGCTTCGGAAGGCTTTGCCCAGGTCGAGGAACTGGCTTACGTCGATCTCGACGAAATCTCCTCGATCGACGGTTTCGACGAAGACACCGCGACCGAAATCCAGACCCGCGCCCGCGAATACCTGGAGCGGATCGAAGCCGAGATGGACGCCAAGCGCAAGGAGCTCGGCGTCGAAGACGAACTGCGCCAGATCAACGGCCTGAACGGCCAGATGCTCGTCGCGCTCGGCGAAGACGGCATCAAGACCATCGAGGACTTTGCCGGCTGCGCCGCCGACGACCTCGTCGGCTGGAGCGAACGCAAGGACGGCGTGACGAAGAAGTTCGAAGGCCTGTTCTCGAAGTTCGACATTTCCCGCGTCGAAGCTGAAAACATGATCGTCCAGGCCCGCCTATCGGCAGGCTGGATCACCGAGGAAGACCTCGCAAAGGGTGCCCCCGAGCCGGAAGCCGAAGCGGAGGAGGCGGACGCCGTTGAGCAGGAATGA
- a CDS encoding lytic murein transglycosylase, producing MPGRAEGGAFRHIAAFLFVIATTLLPLPALAQNRPDVEKQFQRWITGDLAPVAKKAGISEKTMKAAFQGITLNWDLPDLVPPGSEPPKQQDQSQAEFSSPGAYFSEKRLQGLAETGRGLASTYSATLKKIEAAYGVPGEIVVAIWGRESGFGKARMPYSAVQVLATKAFMSTRKDMFREELIAALKMIERGDVDPGTMKGSWAGALGQPQFMPSSYLKYAVDFDGDGRPDIWNSVPDALASIAHYLQKEGWQRGRDWGFEVTIPAKVSCAQEGPDLAKPISAWATTGITRISGKAFPAADLKADGMMLVPAGRSGPEFVVTPNFYVIKEYNNSDLYALFIGNLADRIASGAGPFQAPWGDVGKMLRSDVLAMQKALVAKGYDVGNVDGLPGYKTRRSLGDWQAKNGLAPTCFPDPSLKGKIR from the coding sequence ATGCCCGGCAGGGCAGAGGGGGGTGCCTTTCGGCACATCGCAGCATTTCTTTTCGTCATAGCGACAACCCTCCTCCCCCTCCCCGCACTCGCCCAAAACCGTCCCGACGTCGAAAAGCAGTTCCAGCGGTGGATCACCGGCGATCTGGCTCCGGTGGCCAAAAAAGCCGGTATCTCCGAGAAGACGATGAAGGCCGCCTTCCAGGGTATAACACTTAACTGGGACCTGCCGGACCTGGTGCCGCCGGGTTCGGAGCCGCCGAAGCAGCAGGACCAGAGCCAGGCGGAATTTTCCTCGCCGGGCGCCTATTTTTCCGAAAAGCGGCTGCAGGGGCTCGCCGAGACCGGCCGCGGGCTTGCCTCCACCTATTCGGCGACGCTGAAGAAGATCGAAGCGGCCTATGGCGTGCCGGGCGAAATCGTCGTCGCCATCTGGGGGCGTGAATCCGGTTTCGGAAAGGCGCGGATGCCCTATTCCGCCGTGCAGGTTCTGGCGACCAAGGCTTTCATGTCGACCCGCAAGGACATGTTCCGCGAGGAGCTGATCGCGGCGCTGAAGATGATCGAGCGGGGCGATGTCGATCCGGGCACGATGAAGGGTTCCTGGGCGGGCGCGCTCGGCCAGCCGCAGTTCATGCCGTCCAGCTACCTGAAATATGCCGTCGACTTCGACGGCGACGGCCGTCCGGACATCTGGAATTCGGTGCCGGATGCGCTTGCCTCGATCGCCCACTACCTGCAGAAGGAAGGCTGGCAGCGCGGCCGCGACTGGGGGTTCGAAGTGACGATCCCCGCAAAAGTCTCCTGCGCGCAGGAAGGGCCGGATCTCGCCAAGCCGATCTCCGCCTGGGCGACAACCGGCATCACCCGCATTTCCGGCAAGGCGTTTCCCGCGGCAGACCTCAAGGCGGACGGCATGATGCTGGTGCCGGCGGGGCGCAGCGGACCGGAATTCGTCGTCACGCCGAATTTCTACGTGATCAAGGAATACAACAACTCCGATCTCTACGCACTGTTCATCGGCAATCTCGCCGACCGGATCGCCTCGGGCGCAGGTCCCTTCCAGGCACCCTGGGGCGATGTCGGCAAGATGCTGCGCTCCGATGTGCTCGCCATGCAGAAGGCGCTGGTCGCCAAGGGCTACGATGTCGGCAATGTTGACGGGCTGCCGGGCTACAAGACCCGCCGTTCGCTCGGCGACTGGCAGGCGAAGAACGGCCTGGCTCCGACATGTTTTCCCGATCCGTCGCTCAAGGGAAAGATCAGGTAG
- the infB gene encoding translation initiation factor IF-2 produces the protein MTDNKDDKTLGVKKTLTLKPSGMSQGTVRQDMGRGRTKAVVVETVKRRPTRPLDEKPVITPAAAPAPAPRVVEAVAQQPVAPQRPPQPQAAAPAPRVHQPGSQNQRPQQPQHGQRPPQSNQSQRPQQSGQPPRPQSSQPQRPQQRQGGAVLHDLSAGEMEARRRALMEAQAREVVEAKQRAEDEARRQVEEERRKIEEAAEAARRAAEPKVEPVEAPAPAETPAPAVAEKPAERAAGAPAGRPGETRPQAPRPAAPGAAPAALPVAGRRKGADEEDEDRGPPRGAPGRGRVPVAAPAKVPARPKTEDERRRGKLTVTTVSTDDDGNARGRSMAATRRRQEKFRRSQMQETREKVMREVILPETITIQELSQRMSERAVDVIKYLMKEGQMMKPGDVIDADLAEIIAGEFGHTVKRVSESDVEEGIFNVADDEGEMVSRPPVVTIMGHVDHGKTSLLDAIRHANVVSGEAGGITQHIGAYQVEQNGQKITFIDTPGHAAFTAMRARGAQATDIAILVVAADDSVMPQTIESIAHAKAAGVPIIVAINKIDKHEANPDKVRQQLLQHEVFVESLGGEVLDVEVSAKNKVNLDKLLEAILLQAEILDLKADPSRTAEGIVIEAQLDRGRGAVATVLVQKGTLKPGQIIVAGDQWGRVRALVTDKGDHVKEAGPAMPVEVLGLSATPAAGDRFAVVESESRAREISEYRQRLARDKAAARQSGQRGSLEQMMSQLQNTGLKEFPLVIKGDVQGSIEAIIGALDKLGTDEVRARIVHSGAGGITESDISLAEASNAAIIGFNVRANPQARAFAEREGLEIRYYNIIYDLVDDVKSAMSGLLSPERRETFIGNAEILEVFNITKVGKVAGCRVVEGKVERGAGVRLIRDNVVVHEGKLKTLKRFKDEVSEVPMGQECGMAFENYEDMRAGDVIECFRVEHITRTL, from the coding sequence ATGACCGACAACAAAGACGATAAGACACTCGGCGTAAAGAAGACCCTTACACTGAAGCCATCTGGGATGAGCCAGGGTACCGTCCGCCAGGACATGGGTCGCGGCCGCACCAAGGCCGTCGTCGTCGAGACAGTGAAACGGCGGCCGACCCGACCGCTGGACGAAAAGCCTGTAATCACGCCTGCAGCAGCCCCGGCGCCCGCGCCGCGGGTGGTAGAGGCCGTTGCACAGCAGCCGGTCGCTCCCCAGCGCCCGCCGCAGCCGCAGGCGGCTGCTCCCGCGCCGCGCGTCCACCAGCCGGGTTCGCAGAACCAGCGGCCGCAACAGCCGCAGCATGGCCAGCGCCCGCCGCAATCCAATCAGTCGCAGCGCCCGCAGCAGTCCGGCCAGCCGCCGCGTCCGCAATCCAGCCAGCCGCAGCGTCCGCAGCAGCGTCAGGGCGGCGCCGTCCTGCACGATCTGTCCGCAGGCGAGATGGAAGCCCGTCGCCGCGCTCTGATGGAAGCGCAGGCGCGCGAGGTCGTCGAGGCCAAGCAGCGCGCCGAAGACGAGGCACGTCGCCAGGTCGAGGAAGAACGCCGCAAGATCGAGGAAGCCGCCGAGGCTGCCCGCCGTGCTGCCGAACCCAAGGTCGAACCGGTCGAGGCCCCTGCCCCGGCCGAGACGCCTGCACCCGCGGTTGCCGAAAAGCCGGCCGAGCGCGCCGCTGGCGCCCCTGCCGGCCGTCCGGGCGAAACCCGTCCCCAGGCTCCCCGGCCTGCAGCTCCCGGCGCCGCACCTGCGGCACTGCCGGTTGCCGGTCGCCGCAAGGGCGCTGACGAAGAAGACGAAGATCGCGGCCCGCCGCGTGGCGCACCCGGCCGTGGCCGTGTCCCGGTCGCTGCTCCCGCCAAGGTTCCGGCCCGACCGAAGACCGAAGACGAACGCCGCCGCGGCAAGCTGACGGTGACCACGGTCAGCACGGACGACGACGGCAATGCCCGTGGCCGTTCGATGGCCGCGACCCGCCGCCGGCAGGAGAAGTTCCGCCGCAGCCAGATGCAGGAAACGCGCGAAAAGGTCATGCGCGAAGTCATCCTGCCGGAAACCATCACCATTCAGGAACTGTCGCAGCGCATGTCCGAACGCGCCGTCGACGTCATCAAGTACCTGATGAAGGAAGGCCAGATGATGAAGCCGGGCGACGTCATCGACGCCGACCTCGCCGAAATCATTGCCGGCGAATTCGGCCATACCGTCAAGCGTGTTTCCGAATCCGACGTCGAAGAAGGCATCTTCAACGTTGCCGACGACGAAGGCGAAATGGTCTCGCGCCCGCCGGTCGTCACCATCATGGGTCACGTCGACCACGGCAAGACCTCGCTGCTCGACGCCATCCGCCATGCCAACGTGGTCTCCGGCGAAGCCGGCGGCATCACCCAGCATATCGGCGCCTATCAGGTGGAACAGAACGGCCAGAAGATCACCTTCATCGATACCCCCGGCCACGCCGCCTTCACGGCCATGCGTGCCCGTGGTGCGCAGGCGACGGATATCGCAATCCTGGTTGTTGCAGCCGACGACAGCGTGATGCCGCAGACGATCGAATCCATCGCCCATGCCAAGGCAGCGGGTGTTCCGATCATCGTGGCGATCAACAAGATCGACAAGCACGAAGCCAACCCGGACAAGGTTCGCCAGCAGCTTCTGCAGCACGAAGTGTTCGTGGAATCGCTCGGCGGTGAAGTGCTCGACGTCGAAGTGTCGGCCAAGAACAAGGTCAATCTCGACAAGCTGCTCGAAGCCATCCTGCTGCAGGCCGAAATCCTCGACCTCAAGGCCGATCCGAGCCGTACCGCCGAAGGCATCGTCATCGAAGCCCAGCTCGACCGTGGCCGCGGCGCGGTTGCGACCGTGCTCGTCCAGAAGGGCACGCTGAAGCCGGGCCAGATCATCGTCGCCGGCGATCAGTGGGGCCGCGTTCGCGCGCTCGTCACCGACAAGGGCGACCATGTGAAGGAAGCCGGTCCGGCCATGCCGGTCGAAGTGCTCGGTCTTTCCGCCACTCCGGCGGCCGGCGACAGGTTCGCCGTGGTCGAGAGCGAAAGCCGTGCCCGCGAGATTTCCGAATATCGCCAGCGGCTCGCCCGCGACAAGGCGGCTGCCCGCCAGTCCGGCCAACGCGGTTCGCTCGAACAGATGATGAGCCAGCTCCAGAACACCGGCTTGAAGGAATTCCCGCTGGTCATCAAGGGTGACGTGCAGGGTTCGATCGAAGCGATCATCGGCGCACTGGACAAGCTCGGCACCGACGAAGTCCGTGCCCGCATCGTTCATTCGGGTGCCGGCGGCATCACCGAATCGGATATCTCGCTTGCCGAGGCATCCAATGCGGCGATCATCGGCTTCAACGTCCGTGCCAACCCACAGGCGCGAGCCTTTGCCGAACGCGAAGGTCTCGAGATCCGCTACTACAACATCATCTACGATCTCGTGGATGATGTGAAATCGGCGATGTCGGGCCTCCTGTCTCCGGAACGTCGCGAAACCTTCATCGGCAATGCCGAGATCCTCGAAGTGTTCAACATCACCAAGGTCGGCAAGGTCGCCGGTTGCCGTGTCGTCGAGGGCAAGGTCGAACGTGGAGCGGGTGTCCGCCTTATCCGCGACAACGTCGTCGTCCACGAAGGCAAGCTCAAGACGCTCAAGCGCTTCAAGGACGAAGTCAGCGAAGTGCCGATGGGCCAGGAATGCGGCATGGCGTTCGAGAATTACGAAGACATGCGCGCAGGCGACGTCATCGAATGCTTCCGCGTGGAGCATATCACGCGCACGCTGTGA
- the recR gene encoding recombination mediator RecR, whose product MAKRVTGPEIEKLIQLLAKVPGLGPRSARRAALHLIKKKEQLLGPLSSAMGEAYDKVKICSRCGNVDTVDPCTVCTDLHRDQTMLIVVEDVSDLWALERTGAMNTAYHVLGGTLSPLDGIGPDDLNIRGLIDRVNEGVIREIIIAVNATVEGQTTAHYITDQLSGIDVKITRLAHGVPVGGELDYLDEGTLTAALRARTVI is encoded by the coding sequence ATGGCAAAGCGAGTCACCGGCCCCGAAATCGAAAAACTCATCCAGCTTCTGGCAAAGGTCCCGGGCCTCGGGCCGCGCTCGGCGCGCCGGGCGGCGCTGCATCTGATCAAGAAGAAGGAACAGCTGCTCGGGCCGCTTTCGAGCGCCATGGGCGAGGCCTATGACAAGGTGAAGATCTGTTCGCGCTGCGGCAATGTCGACACCGTCGATCCCTGCACCGTCTGCACCGATCTCCACCGCGACCAGACGATGCTGATCGTCGTCGAAGACGTTTCCGATCTCTGGGCGCTGGAGCGGACGGGCGCGATGAACACCGCCTATCACGTGCTCGGCGGCACGCTCTCGCCGCTCGACGGCATCGGCCCGGATGACCTCAACATCCGCGGACTGATCGACCGGGTGAACGAGGGCGTCATCCGCGAGATCATCATCGCCGTCAACGCGACGGTCGAGGGGCAGACGACGGCGCACTATATTACCGATCAGTTGTCGGGGATCGACGTGAAGATCACGCGGCTGGCGCATGGCGTGCCGGTCGGCGGGGAGCTCGATTATCTCGACGAGGGCACGCTGACGGCCGCGCTTCGGGCGCGGACGGTGATTTAG
- a CDS encoding MOSC domain-containing protein: MKLLAVCLGRPEKLPGKSFKTGIYKSAVNAAVMLDSLGLVGDAVCNTKHHGGEDQAILLEGSLTLDWWAAELGRDFPPGTFGENLTVEGLDNRDVAAGDRFHIGEVVLEASCARSPCNTLAVKMGDPKFLKTYTKAGRPGIYCRVVKPGMVSPSDPVRHELYADERVMIAEMLAAVGKALSDAERARFLAAPIGRRWRPTFET, from the coding sequence ATGAAACTTCTCGCCGTCTGCCTCGGGCGCCCGGAAAAGCTGCCGGGCAAGAGTTTCAAGACCGGCATCTACAAGTCGGCCGTCAATGCCGCCGTCATGCTCGACAGCCTCGGCCTCGTCGGCGATGCGGTCTGCAACACGAAACACCATGGCGGCGAGGATCAGGCGATCCTCCTCGAAGGCTCGCTGACGCTGGACTGGTGGGCAGCCGAACTCGGCCGCGATTTCCCGCCCGGTACATTCGGCGAAAACCTTACCGTCGAAGGCCTCGACAACCGCGATGTCGCCGCCGGCGACCGTTTTCATATAGGCGAGGTCGTCCTGGAAGCCAGCTGCGCCCGCTCCCCCTGCAACACGCTCGCGGTGAAGATGGGCGATCCGAAATTCCTGAAGACCTATACCAAAGCCGGCCGCCCCGGCATCTATTGCCGCGTCGTCAAGCCAGGCATGGTCTCGCCGAGCGATCCCGTCCGCCACGAACTTTATGCCGACGAGCGCGTCATGATCGCGGAAATGCTGGCGGCCGTCGGCAAGGCCTTGTCGGATGCAGAAAGAGCCCGCTTCCTGGCCGCACCGATCGGCCGCCGCTGGAGGCCGACGTTCGAGACCTAG